In Diabrotica undecimpunctata isolate CICGRU chromosome 4, icDiaUnde3, whole genome shotgun sequence, a single genomic region encodes these proteins:
- the LOC140439216 gene encoding uncharacterized protein: protein MNMNMIPASDEDDDIESLRRAALHSLKKKNSFSGTQHGFYYPNFRGGRRGSKSGNFNGVRNTNLISLTPVQPISDTKNDSPTKEVNVEDGSSKFNRYNKSDRSGSESEEDPLVGISSVADVKKSESLDELMQELDSQIGGTPNIDTDKDLLEKTNKEGEQSLEQPEQSQPQVITVVNMNNSNPIIINPSQDIPGLEEHFSNPAPPGTMRKRPRSRSPFGKNRFRKRQHKFFPPMIPPQPIMPFIPPEHFQPQLLPFIPPIQEPIFIPQGFNMIPQPAPHPYFERPLSPLAINTESLTTATMAPLSPRSAAFVMQNKAIIEKRRRSPRRSYSRSPSRSLSRSPRRSLSPRRRSMTPPRRFRRSVSPRRFSRSPRRFSPSRKRSLSPAKRRSDSPKRKVTENLPSQNKPPIHNRLGLKSDKPEENKEIPSEKEMPAEVKEEELLDPVLAARKKKFETNEIKKKEGIIRLKPKEDKPKEEEQDLIEESKVEIKEDTLEIKLQKEDKLEDNISKEHKPEVAKRLKEDKPGVIKKPELKKTTPKTTSAQKKSTTTTSKTTNTVPTTKPTTTATTSKSAQTEAADAVSKSNKTEVKKTEEKPKDPIISSKNTVEDDPDEFKELERLLFDDNATIDEILDHKVEDIFSDEESASDNEGRFKAKEKKAEKKVPVLSFSKLVNGTKPEIKAEPLPDSSKSSNNRYQNRYADRRPRTQPTPKPPSKIEVQKEKKEKITAPPVEQKPARQKITLLTEKKAPRPIKQDRKIEIKIKNPSKYEKGSKPKSKAESSVPIQKIIVPIRDDSDDSSDDEEVIIESDESSIDDGDDDTYDDEETVREGDLRAQLSRKRAEKLKLPSAEVSSRILQYALQGAIFKKAKKKSKKKSLSSSDSKLPIHYRLGLTSPQDFLEDFQVKKKKKRKNRHLLEQV, encoded by the exons ATGAATATGAATATG atACCAGCTTCAGATGAGGATGATGATATAGAAAGTCTTAGAAGAGCAGCTTTGCACTCATTAAAGAAAAAGAATTCATTTTCTGGCACACAACACGGCTTTTATTACCCGAATTTTCGAGGTGGAAGAAGGGGATCAAAAAGT GGCAATTTTAATGGGGTTAGAAATACCAATTTAATCTCCCTGACTCCTGTTCAACCCATCTCAGACACAAAGAATGATTCGCCTACTAAAGAAGTAAATGTTGAAGATGGTTCCAGTAAATTTAATAGGTATAATAAATCTGATAGATCAGGCAGTGAATCTGAAGAGGACCCTCTAGTTGGAATTAGTTCAGTAGCTGATGTGAAAAAATCTGAGAGCTTAGATGAACTCATGCAAGAGTTAGATAGTCAGATTGGTGGTACACCTAATATAGATACAGATAAGGATCTCTTAGAAAAGACAAACAAAGAGGGAGAGCAGTCTTTAGAACAACCAGAACAATCTCAGCCCCAAGTAATTACAGTTGTAAATATGAACAATAGTAACCCTATAATTATAAACCCAAGTCAAGATATACCAGGGTTAGAAGAACATTTTTCAAACCCTGCACCACCTGGAACTATGAGAAAACGTCCTAGGTCAAGATCACCATTTGGAAAAAATCGTTTCCGTAAAAGACAACACAAATTTTTTCCACCTATGATACCGCCTCAGCCTATTATGCCCTTTATTCCCCCAGAACATTTTCAGCCACAATTATTACCATTTATCCCACCCATACAAGAACCAATATTTATACCTCAAGGTTTTAACATGATTCCACAACCTGCTCCTCATCCTTATTTTGAGAGACCTCTATCACCTCTGGCTATTAACACAGAATCTCTTACGACAGCTACGATGGCGCCTTTATCTCCTAGAAGTGCCGCTTTCGTTATGCAGAATAAAGCGATAATTGAGAAAAGGCGACGATCTCCTAGAAGGTCGTATTCTAGAAGCCCTTCTCGCAGTTTATCTCGTAGCCCAAGAAGATCGTTGTCACCAAGAAGACGATCAATGACGCCTCCTAGACGATTTAGAAGATCTGTCTCTCCAAGACGATTTTCAAGATCGCCAAGAAGATTTTCACCTTCAAGAAAACGATCTCTCTCGCCAGCTAAACGACGATCCGATTCTCCCAAAAGAAAAGTCACAGAGAATCTTCCATCACAAAATAAACCACCCATACACAATAGATTGGGTCTTAAATCAGACAAGCCAGAAGAAAACAAGGAAATACCAAGTGAAAAAGAAATGCCTGCAGAAGTTAAAGAAGAAGAACTTCTGGATCCAGTACTTGCAGCAAGAAAGAAGAAGTTTGAAACTAACGAGATTAAGAAGAAAGAAGGAATAATTAGGTTAAAACCGAAGGAGGACAAACCGAAAGAAGAGGAACAAGATTTGATAGAAGAAAGTAAAGTAGAAATTAAAGAAGAtacattagaaataaaattacaaaaggAAGATAAACTGGAAGACAATATTTCAAAAGAGCATAAGCCAGAAGTAGCAAAAAGACTAAAAGAAGACAAACCAGGAGTAATAAAAAAGCCAGAATTAAAGAAAACAACACCTAAAACTACTAGTGCACAAAAAAAATCAACTACAACTACTAGTAAAACCACAAACACTGTACCAACAACAAAACCGACTACTACTGCTACAACCTCGAAGTCAGCCCAAACAGAAGCTGCTGATGCAGTTTCAAAATCTAATAAAACAGAAGTtaaaaaaacagaagaaaaacctAAAGATCCTATAATTTCATCAAAGAATACAGTAGAAGATGATCCTGATGAATTTAAAGAACTAGAAAGGCTTCTTTTTGATGATAATGCTactatagatgaaatattagatcATAAAGTAGAAGATATATTTTCAGACGAAGAATCTGCCAGTGATAATGAAGGTAGATTCAAAGCAAAGGAGAAAAAAGCGGAGAAGAAAGTGCCAGTGCTTTCATTTAGCAAATTAGTAAATGGAACTAAACCAGAAATAAAGGCCGAACCATTACCTGATTCTTCAAAATCTTCAAATAATAGATACCAAAACAGGTATGCTGATAGGAGACCCAGGACACAACCAACTCCAAAGCCACCATCTAAAATTGAAgtacaaaaagaaaagaaagagaagATAACTGCTCCTCCTGTTGAACAAAAGCCTGCTAGACAAAAAATAACTTTATTGACTGAGAAGAAAGCCCCTCGTCCGATAAAACAAGATCGCAAAATCGAGATTAAGATAAAAAATCCGTCAAAATATGAAAAGGGCTCCAAACCAAAATCTAAAGCAGAATCTAGTGTTCCAATTCAGAAAATTATTGTACCTATTCGAGATGACTCTGATGACAGCTCAGACGATGAAGAAGTTATTATAGAATCGGACGAGAGCTCTATAGATGACGGAGATGATGATACTTACGATGATGAAGAGACTGTGAGAGAAG GTGACCTCAGAGCTCAGCTAAGTAGAAAAAGAGCTGAAAAACTGAAACTTCCATCTGCTGAGGTTTCAAGCAGGATCTTGCAGTATGCCTTACAAGGTGCGATTTTTAAGAAGgcaaagaaaaaatcaaagaagaagagTTTATCCAGCAGCG ATTCAAAACTACCGATCCATTACAGACTTGGCCTAACCAGTCCGCAGGATTTCCTCGAAGATTTTCaagtgaagaaaaagaaaaagcgaAAGAACCGTCATTTACTCGAGCAG